A genomic stretch from Erwinia sp. E_sp_B01_1 includes:
- a CDS encoding HP1 family phage holin, whose amino-acid sequence MEKINSLINYLIGLVLMWFGRHTPQDIAFMVGSGVAVVTLVINVATFFINWHYRRKTFELQRQNVQGVSDEGR is encoded by the coding sequence ATGGAGAAAATCAACTCGCTGATCAACTACCTGATCGGGCTTGTGCTGATGTGGTTTGGCCGCCATACGCCGCAGGATATCGCCTTTATGGTGGGTTCCGGGGTTGCCGTGGTCACGCTTGTGATCAACGTGGCGACGTTTTTTATCAACTGGCATTACCGCCGTAAAACGTTTGAGCTGCAGCGGCAGAATGTGCAGGGGGTGAGCGATGAAGGCCGCTAA